The Deltaproteobacteria bacterium GWC2_65_14 nucleotide sequence ATTCGCCTCCTACGGGTCGGAGAAGAAGGGGACGCCGGTCAAGGCGTTCATCCGCCTCTGCGAGGCGAACGACCAGGTCCGGGTGAACAGCCCGGTCGAGGAGCCGCACGTGCTGGCGATCTTCCACGAGGCGCTGGCCAAGTCGGTGCCGGTGACGTCGGGGGCGGTGCCTGGCAAGACCACCGTGATTCTGAACACCCGCAGGACCCCCTCCGAGGCGCGTGACTTCCTGAAGCTCGAGGGGGGCAAGGTGGGCGTGGTGGACGCGATGGAGATCGCCCTGGCCACCCAGTCCCGGGTGAACATGGTGATGATCGGGGCGGTCGCCCGGGCGAGCGGGTTCCTCGACATGAAGGTCATCGAGGCGGCCGTCGTGGAGGCGTTCGGGAAGAAGTACGCCGCCCTGATGAAGGGAAACCTGGAGGCGCTGCGCCGCGGACACGACGAGGTCCGGTTCGAGGAGATCCCGGTGGACCGGAAGTACCCGGCCACCCCGTTCCGGCGGGAGGCGCCGAAGCTCGGGTACGCGAACGCCCCGATCGGCGGAGCGATCTACTCCGTGGGGAACATGCGCTTCAAGGACCTCTCCACCAGCCGCACGGGAATCATCCCGCTCTTCGTCGTGGACAAGTGCACCCGCTGCGGCGAGTGCGACCTCTCCTGCCCGGACTACTGCTTCGTCTGGGAGAAGGGCACCGATCCCAAGACCAAGAAGGAGGGGATGATGCTCCTGGGGATCGACTACCAGTACTGCAAGGGGTGCATGCGGTGCGTCGAGGTCTGCAAGTTCGGCGCCCTGGTGGCGGCCAAGGAGGCCGACCACGACGTGGAGAAGATCACCGTGCCGCTTCCGGGCATGGTGAAAGCGAAGACATAACGGCGGGACAAGGGGAGAACACGATGCCACAAGCGGTGAAGAAGGCGGCTGCGAGGCCGGTGCAGACCGTTGTCGTCCAGACCGGAAACGAGGTCGCGGCGACGGCGGCCAAGCATGTGAACTACCACATCATGGGGTACTACCCGATCACCCCCTCCACCGAGATCGCGGAGACGCTCGACGCGATGAAGGCGGAAGGGGAGCACTCCATCCGGATGATCCCGGGGGACGGCGAGCACGGGGCGGCGGGGATCTGCTTCGGCGCCACGACCGCGGGGGGGCGGGTCTTCAACGCCACCTCGGCGAACGGGCTGTTGTTCGCCTTCGAGCAGCTCCCCGTCCAGTCCGGGACCCGCCTGCCGATGGTGTTCAACATCGTCACCCGCTCCGTGTCGGGGCCGCTCGACATCCGGGGCGACCACAGCGACATCATGCTGGTGTTGAACACCGGGTGGATCGTCCTGATGGCCTCGGAGGCCCAGGCGGTCTACGACATGAACATCATGGCCCCCCGGATCGGCGAGGAGATGTCGGTCCGGCTTCCGGTGATGGTGGCCTTCGACGGGTTCTTCACCTCCCACCAGAAGCGCCGGATCGAGGTCTTCGAGAGCCCGGAGGCGATCCTGGACTTTCTGGGCCCCTTTGTGCCCACCATCTCCTCGGTCGACCCGCGGAAGCCGGTCACCATCGGGCCGTACATGAACGACCCCGATCTCATCAACAACAAGAAGCAGCAGTCCGAGGCGATGATCCGGTCCCACAAGGTCATCAAGAAGATCTTCGCCGAGTATGCGGCCCTCTCCGGAAGGAAATACGGCATCCTCGACCTCTACCGGATGGCGGACGCCGAGGCGGCCCTGTTCCTCGTCAACTCCGCGGCGGAGACCGCGAAGGAGGCGGTGGATGCGCTCCGGAAGCAGGGGAAGAAGGTCGGGCTGATCCGCCCGAACGTCATCCGTCCCTTCCCGGTCGAGGAGATCCGCGAGGCGCTCGCGAAGGTCAAGGGGCTCGTGGTGGCCGACCGGCAGGACAACTACGGCGCCTACGGCGGGGCGATGACGCTCGAGGTGAAGGCGGCCCTCCAGGGGGTGAAGGGGAACAGGACGCAGGTCGCCAGCCGGATCTACGGGGTCGGAGGGAAGGAGTTCTTCGTCGAGGATGCCGAGACGCTGCTCCTCGAGGCGCTCGAGATCGCCAAGACCGGCAAGGTGAAGGTCTCCTACGACTACCTGGGGGTCACCGCCGGGGAGAGCAAGTATGTGCCTCCGATGGCCTACGCCCCGGTCTCCGAAGCCGCGGTTTCCGGGTTCACCCGCGTGGAGACGGGCGAGGACGGCAAGATGAAACCCCGGGGGATCAACGTCCGGGCGCTGACCGGGAAGGAGAAGCGGATCGGCCCAGGGCACGGCGCCTGCCCCGGCTGCGGGATCTTCACGAACCTCGACACCTTCCTGAAGGGGATCGAGGGGCATGTGACGGTCCTCTTCCACACCGGCTGCGGGATGGTGGTGACCACCGGCTACCCCTACACCGCCCACAAGATCACCTACGTCCACAACCTCTTCCAGAACGGCGCGGCGACGATGTCCGGGATCACCGAGATGTTCGAGGAGCGTAAAAAGCGCGGCGAGATCCCGAAGGACGAGAAGATCACCTTCATCATGGTAACCGGCGACGGCGGCCACGACATCGGGATCGGGCCCTCGCTGGGGGCGGCGGCGCGGGGCAACCGGTTCATCCTGATCGAGTACGACAACCAGGGGTACCAGAACACCGGCTCTCAACTCTCCTTCACCGTGCCGCTGGGGCACTCGACCTCCACGTCGCACTTCGGGCCGTTCCAGCACGGGAAGAGCACGCACCACAAGGACACGGCGCAGATCTTCAACGCCGCCCACATCCCCTACGTCTTCACGGCGTCGGAGAGCAACCCGAGGGACCTGATCCGGAAGGCGGTCAAGGCGCAGAAGTATGCCGAGGAGGGGCTGGTGTTCGGCAAGCTCATCTCCTTCTGTCCGCTGGCATGGCGGTGCGAAGACCAGCTGGCCTGGCCGATCCTCCAGGCGTCGGTGGACTGCTGCTTCTTCCCGCTCTACGAGATCGAGCGGGGGATCACCACGATCAACTACGACCCGGAGGAGAAGGGGAAGAAGGTCCCGGTCGGCGAATGGCTCAAGACGATGGGGAAGACCAAGCACCTGCTCCGGACGGAGTGCAAGCCGGTGCTCGACTCCTTCCAGGCCGAGGTCGACCGGCGCTGGGTGCGCCTCAAGGAGATGCACAAGAACCCGCTGCTTTGATTCCGGGCCGGGGGAGGGACAAGCGGCTTCCTTCCCCCCGCGGCAAGGCGGGGGCGCACGATGCGGGCCCGGGGGCGGATCCCCCCGGGCCCGGTTGTTTCCCGGGAGGAACCGGCGGCCGCGCGCAGAAGAAGGGGGGGGCGCCCTGGCGGGACGGCGCGGAGCCGGCAAGATCCCCGTCGAGGGGGCCCCCGTTGTGTTCTTTCCCTTGCCGGCGNNNNNNNNNNNNNNNNNNNNNNNNNNNNNNNNNNNNNNNNNNNNNNNNNNNNNNNNNNNNNNNNNNNNNNNNNNNNNNNNNNNNNNNNNNNNNNNNNNNNNNNNNCTGGCGGGACGGCGCGGAGCCGGCAAGATCCCCGTCGAGGGGGCCCCCGTTGTGTTCTTTCCCTTGCCGGCGGCCTGTGGTATCGTTTCGCCTATGGCGGAGGGGCACTTCATACTCCACGAACGGGAGCACCGCGGCTTCCAGGAGATCCTGAAGAAGCTCCTCGCGGACTCCTACGCCAAGGTGGTTTTTCTGATCGACAAGAACGGGTCCCTCCTCGCCTCCGCCGGGGAGACCGAATCCTTCGACACCACCTCGATCGCCTCGCTCGCCGCGGGGAACATCGCCGCCACCGGGGGACTCGCCTCGCTGATCGGGGAGAAGGAGTTCTCGATCCTCTTCCACGAGGGGGAGCGGGACAACATGCACCTGTCCGTGATCGAAAACCGCCTCATCCTGGTGGTGATCTTCGACAGGCGCTCCTCCGTGGGGCTGGTCCGGCTCCGTGTGAGAAGGGCGGGGGAGGAGATGGGGAAGGTCCTCCGGGCCATGGAGGAGCGGGCGGCGGAACATGAGGAGGAAGGGGTGATCGAGGAGCTGACCGAGGAAGACATCGAGAGCCTGTTCAAATAACCCATGTCCTTCATCAACTACTCCTCCCGCGAGATCAACTGCAAGATCGTGTACTACGGTCCCGGCCTCTGCGGGAAGACGACGAACCTCCGGTACATCTACAAGCGGATGAACCCGGACGCCCGGGGGAAGATGATCTCGCTGGCCACGGAGACCGAGAGGACGCTGTTCTTCGACTTCCTCCCGCTGTCGATGGGGGAGATCCGGGGGTTCAAGACCCGGTTCCACCTCTACACCGTTCCGGGGCAGGTCTTCTACGACGCGAGCCGCCGCCTGATCCTCCGGGGGGTGGACGGGGTGGTCTTCTGCGCCGACTCCCAGCTGACCCGGATGGACGCGAACCTCGAGTCGCTCGAGAACCTGCGGACCAACCTGCAGGAGCAGGGGTACGACCCGGACCGGATTCCCCTGGTCCTGCAGTACAACAAGCGCGACCTGAACGGGGTCGCCTCCGTCGCCGAGCTCCACGCGCTCCTGAATTACCGGAACGTGCCGGAGTTCGAGGCGGTGGCGACGACAGGGGTGGGCGTCTTCGAGACGCTCAAGGCGGTCATCAAGCGCGTCCTGATCGATCTCAAGAAGGGCGGCCGGTAGGCCGCTTCCCGGGTCGCTCACCCGTGAATCGATCCATCCGGCACGGAGTTCCCTTTGGCGGAAACCGAACTCATCGTGACGATCGCCTCCCCGCGCGAGATGGAGGGGACCGATCTCTCCTCCTTCGACGCGGTCTGCCTCGGGAACCCGTATTGCCGCCGTGTCGAGGGGAACTATGCCGGGGCGGCGGACCCGCTCCGGGAGGCGGTGCGCTCCCTGCACGCCGCCGGGAAGAAGGCCTACGTGGCCACCCCGGCGGCTCCCCGGGGCCATGACCTGCCCCGGGTTTCGGAACTGATCGAGGCGGCCGCCTCCGCCGGGGCCGACGCGCTCGAGGTCCACAACATGGGGGTGCTCCGGATGCTCCGGGAGCGGGGGAATCCGCTTCCCGCCCACATGGGGGCCTTTGCGAACGTCTACACCCACCTCTCCGCCGCGGTGATGCGGGAGTACGGGGCGGTCCGGGTCCGCCCCAACGCGGAGGTGAGCCTGGAGGAGTCGAAGATCCTCGCCTCGGAGGGAGGGGTCGAGGTGGAGATCCTGCTCCACGGGAAGATCCCCCTCGGGGTGACCGAGCGGTGCTTCCTGCTAGACTCCCCGGAGGAGGAGGATCCGAAATGCCCCTCCGCCTGCCGGGAGGAGCACTGGCTGACCGCGCGAAGGCCGGCCGGGAAGCAGGATCCCTCCCGGGAGGGGGCGTGGGTGCTGAAAAACGTCGGGAAGGGGGTGCTGAGCGGGAAGGACATGTGCATGCTCGAGCATCTTCCCCTCCTCCTGTCGGAAGGGTTCCGGGTGTTCAAGGTCGAGGGGCTCTACGAGACCGCGGCCTGGCGGTCGGAGGTCGGGTCGGTCTACCGGGAGGCGATCGGCGAGGCCGGAGGGGGGGAGCCCTTCACGGTGCGGCCGGAGTGGGCGAAGGTCCTCCGGCGAAATACCCGCTACGGCTTCTGCAACGGATACTGGTTCGGAAAAAGCGGGCGGATCTATGTCGGGACCGTTTTACAGGACGGCAACTCCCGGGTATAATACTACATTCAGTCGGACCGGCATCTTCGAGGAGGACATGCGGATATGGCGGAGCTTCTGGCATCCGGCGGAACGCTCGACATGGTCCGGGCGGTCCTGGACAACGGGGCGGACGCGGTGTACGTGGGCGCGCTGGGGTGGAGCCGGCGGCGGGCGCAGTACGAGATGGACGACGCCCAGCTGCTGGAGGCCTCCCGGTACGCCCGGTCGGTCGGGAAGATCCTGCGGGTCGCCTTCAACACCCTCCCGGCTTCGCGCGAGATCCCCCTGCTGCTCGGGAAGGCGGAAACCCTCGTTCGGGGGGGGGTGCGCGACTTCATCCTCACCGACGTGGGCGCGATGCGGGCGATCCGGGAGCGCTTCCCGGAGGTCCTGATCCACGCGAGCGTGGGGTGCACCATCGTGAACGCCGAGGACGCCCGCTTCTACAAGGAGGCCGGGGCGACCCAGGTCGTGACCGAGTGCCGGGTCGACCGGGAAGAGATGAAGCGGATCCGGGAGGAGGTGGGGGTCGGAGTGGAGGTCCTGGTCCACGCCACGACCTGCTACACCTACCTCGGCCGGTGCACGATGAGCTCCTACACCCGCCAGGAGTGGCGGGTCGACGACGCGGGCAAGAACCACTTCCTGGGAAGCCCCAACCGCGGCGGCCTCTGCTACCGGGTCTGCCTCACCGAGTGGGACCAGGCCGGCGCGGGGGGAGAGACGGAGGAGAGCGGGATCGTCCTTCCGAACCAGGCCTAT carries:
- a CDS encoding dynein regulation protein LC7, which produces MAEGHFILHEREHRGFQEILKKLLADSYAKVVFLIDKNGSLLASAGETESFDTTSIASLAAGNIAATGGLASLIGEKEFSILFHEGERDNMHLSVIENRLILVVIFDRRSSVGLVRLRVRRAGEEMGKVLRAMEERAAEHEEEGVIEELTEEDIESLFK
- a CDS encoding gliding-motility protein MglA → MSFINYSSREINCKIVYYGPGLCGKTTNLRYIYKRMNPDARGKMISLATETERTLFFDFLPLSMGEIRGFKTRFHLYTVPGQVFYDASRRLILRGVDGVVFCADSQLTRMDANLESLENLRTNLQEQGYDPDRIPLVLQYNKRDLNGVASVAELHALLNYRNVPEFEAVATTGVGVFETLKAVIKRVLIDLKKGGR
- a CDS encoding pyruvate synthase produces the protein MPQAVKKAAARPVQTVVVQTGNEVAATAAKHVNYHIMGYYPITPSTEIAETLDAMKAEGEHSIRMIPGDGEHGAAGICFGATTAGGRVFNATSANGLLFAFEQLPVQSGTRLPMVFNIVTRSVSGPLDIRGDHSDIMLVLNTGWIVLMASEAQAVYDMNIMAPRIGEEMSVRLPVMVAFDGFFTSHQKRRIEVFESPEAILDFLGPFVPTISSVDPRKPVTIGPYMNDPDLINNKKQQSEAMIRSHKVIKKIFAEYAALSGRKYGILDLYRMADAEAALFLVNSAAETAKEAVDALRKQGKKVGLIRPNVIRPFPVEEIREALAKVKGLVVADRQDNYGAYGGAMTLEVKAALQGVKGNRTQVASRIYGVGGKEFFVEDAETLLLEALEIAKTGKVKVSYDYLGVTAGESKYVPPMAYAPVSEAAVSGFTRVETGEDGKMKPRGINVRALTGKEKRIGPGHGACPGCGIFTNLDTFLKGIEGHVTVLFHTGCGMVVTTGYPYTAHKITYVHNLFQNGAATMSGITEMFEERKKRGEIPKDEKITFIMVTGDGGHDIGIGPSLGAAARGNRFILIEYDNQGYQNTGSQLSFTVPLGHSTSTSHFGPFQHGKSTHHKDTAQIFNAAHIPYVFTASESNPRDLIRKAVKAQKYAEEGLVFGKLISFCPLAWRCEDQLAWPILQASVDCCFFPLYEIERGITTINYDPEEKGKKVPVGEWLKTMGKTKHLLRTECKPVLDSFQAEVDRRWVRLKEMHKNPLL